The following proteins are encoded in a genomic region of Nicotiana sylvestris chromosome 4, ASM39365v2, whole genome shotgun sequence:
- the LOC138890516 gene encoding uncharacterized protein: MVQQDEIPENKVQASDEVRIDIDDNVGETHEEVNPSREHIIDIPEPVVPKAKAPIPRPPLPYPIQVMQSYVKFMKDLVTNKRLMNCETKKMTHQMSAIVNTMAPKLKDPDAFTIPYTIGSADLAKALCDLGASINLIPYSVFKTLGIGQLRPTSMRLQMVDLTMKRLLGIIDDVLVRVDKFILLVDFVILDCEVDYEVPIILGRPFLVTGKTLVDVEAGEFTFWVGDEKVVFHMCKSMKQLNSNEVDSTLVVLQKKKKKAIR, from the exons ATGGTACAACAAGATGAGATCCCAGAAAATAAAGTGCAAGCTAGTGAtgaggtgagaattgatattgatgACAATGTGGGGGAGACTCATGAagaagtgaacccgtctagggaacacattatTGACATACCGGAACCGGtagtgccaaaggctaaggcaccaataCCAAGGCCTCCTCTTCCATATCCTATCCAggttatgcaaa GTTATGtaaagttcatgaaagacttggtgacaaaTAAGAGGTTGATGAATTGTGAAACTAAAAAGATGACACATCAAATGAGTGCAATTGTAAACACAATGGCTCCTAAATTGAAAGATCCCGACGCTTTCACAATCCCTTATACCATTGGGAGTGCTGACCTTGCTAAAGCTTTAtgtgatcttggggcaagtatcaacttgattccctactcggttttcaaaactttggggatTGGCCAACTAAGACCCACAtctatgaggttgcaaatggtggATCTTACCATGAAGAGACtgttgggtattattgatgatgtgttggttcgtGTTGACAAATTCATCCTCCTAGTGGACTTTGTCAttcttgattgtgaagtggactatgaggtgccgATTATTTTGGGTCGGCCTTTCCTTGTTACGGGAAAGACTCTTGTTGATGTGGAAGCTGGTGAGTTCACTttctgggtgggtgatgaaaaggtggttttccatatgtgcaaatctatgaagcaactGAATAGCAATGAA GTGGATTCCACTTTGGTGGTgctacaaaagaagaaaaagaaggctATTAGATAG